A region of the Vidua chalybeata isolate OUT-0048 chromosome 7, bVidCha1 merged haplotype, whole genome shotgun sequence genome:
tttaaaatacagttgcTTGCATTAGCAAACTCTGAATGGACAGcctcacattttctttccaaacaggGAGCACTAGACATGAGTTACAAAATTAACTGAAGATTCTGAAGCTGAATATAGCTGGGTCACAGCATGGGCACTTGTGAGCACAAAGTCAAGAATATCTTCATATGTCCCTTGATGGCTAAACCAGAGGGACAAGATTTGTGAACAGAGTCGTTGCCTAAGAAAACCTGAAACAGTCTAGGCAGGATGAACCAAGCCAGGGCAGCAGACCCAGTAGAAACTCCACCTCAATAGTTTTTTAAGTTGAGAAAAATATGGCTACAGCAACAAAAATTTTAagtctgtttctgtttcttcaggCTTGGCCTATGCCTTGGCTGCTTCTTTGGTCTCTGCACAGCATTCTTAACGCTGGCAGAGGGAAGCCTGAGAGTGACTTCATCATCCTCTGTGTCATCATCCATCTGAGCAGCTTTCCGGCGCTCGAGCACTGCTGGAGTACAGACTGGAGTAGGATCCTGAAGAGATCAGAAAAGCAGGATTCACTGCAAAGCCATCTGTCAGAAAAagctgtcactgtccctgtggtACCACAAGACAcctcagcccagctctcctTCAGAAaattgtttacattttataactAGCTACTTTTGTAGACATTATTTTTTTGGACAGAAGCATCACCTTCAAAGAAGTGTTATGTGAAAGGCAAATGGAAAttcattcacatttttaatgtgttgttatgcatatttgctttttaaactttGTATTTCCTGACTCAAAGCATCACAAAAGTCAAGTGGAATATAATCAGGGCAACAGGGCAGGGGGTGAGGGAGTGTTTTTGAGACTGGCATACAGAAATGCCACATTCAATTTTACCACAGAGCTGAAACATCCCAGCTTCATTACATCAGTAAGCCCAGAACTCAGTTGACAAAATGTATTAGTTATCTTGTCTTCCTCACAACCAGCCATGCCCCAACTATCACAAGTAAACccagtaataataaaaatccccaaacactCACCCCCCCAACTCACAACAATGatgaaacagaacagaaatgttaATGCCTTACAGACTTTTTAGACTGCCAATATCCCAAATCTCAGTCCTGATGACCTGAACTTCCCTTTCATCCTACTGCTACTTTTACCTGGCATTTGTTTCCAAAACAAATGCTGTGCCTGGAGAGCATGGGGTAGGAGGGACAATACAGtacagaaatgaagaaagacAGCACTAGACTGTATTAACAATTCAACTCCCTTTTTATCAAAACAGGCTGGCATTGAAACACAGTCCAACAGAAGGACTCCATCAAGGAGATCAGGTCACCCCAGGGTGAAGCACAGGTGCAGGGGGTGTACAGGTGCCTGGCCCCAGCACTCTGCACTACTGCAGCCTCAAGGgagtgctgagcagcagaggctgaCAGCAGACACACCGAGGGACAGGCACTGCTGGTTACAGCATGCTGAGCAGAAGCCTTTGCTGCTGAATACTTTCACAGGAGAAGGAACCACGAGGATTCTATCACCCTCCCCCGTTCAAGAGTGTAAATACATCTCAAAGGAGCTGCTTCTGGCACAAACATCTCTCAAGCAAACAATGTTAAGGTTTTTGTGTGTTGAAATCAGCATTAAGGTGACAACTGAAGACTTCAAACATCCGCCCCAGTGTGATGGTACTGGACACCACTAGGACTGGTCCGTCTTACCTGACTGCTCAAAGAAATGTTCAGTTTTGATTTCTTGGatgttttaactttttttctctttttggaaAGCGGCTGTGCAGCCTAGGAAGCAAGACAGATCAGATGGATCACTACACACTTATGTGAAGATGCAGTCACTTAAGAGTTCACAGATTTGTTTCATAACTACAAAGTATTTGCTACAGCAAATAGGTTTAAAGTAATAAACTGACTGACACAGAGGCGATTGGGTTTGAACAAAAACACCGAAAGCAACACAagtctgcatttttaaaacattccaTGTTAAACAGCATTAACTGCTCACAACTCAAGTACTTGACCCAAGCACTCAGCAGAGGAGGAACATGCAAGGGCTGTGGATGAAAGTTCTGGTCTTGGGACCTGCCTTCAAACCCCCACTCTGCCAAAGCCTCCCACAGGGCTCAGGCAAAGCCCCTCTGCTCTTTGGTGATCTGCACTCCAGTATTAAACCACAGAATATCCAACTGCTTGTAccaacagaagaaaaggagcaTCGGCCCTTTACTGCTACCTATTATTTCTCTACAAGTGAACACACAGGCACATGGAGTGCAGCCCAGCAACAGGGCCACACTAAATTCCTGGAGCTTCTATACAGCTCCTAACACAAGTGAGCCTCCCTGGGGCTCCAGGACTTTTGCCAGTTCCACACAAAACACATGGTTTCCATGTATTCAGCACAACTCTAGAAACACATCTTGTTTAACACACTCACTGAAACAATGCCAAACTTACAAATCCTGGGAAGTCATACTCGAGCCCCTTTTCAGCCAGCTTCTTCCGTAACAGCCTCTCCTTCCGCAGCAGGCGCTTGGTCATCCTGGCCTTCTCCACCAGGGAGCGGATCCTGTTGTAGCGCCGGACGGCCGGCTGAGAAGGCTTCCGAAAGATCTTGTCACAGTCTTTGAAGAGGTTTTCATGGACCTTTTCAGGAGGCATGAACTGACCTGTACCAAACACAGGACACGGGGTTACAGCAGAACTCCCCTTCCTGCCAAGGGCACTCGCACAACACAGCTCACAGCTACAACACCGTGCTGGTGCAGCGAGTCAGGAGCACAGAAAAGGTCACTGCATCCTCAGCCAGGAAGAgaaatggatggatggatggatggatggatggatggatggatggatggatggatggatggataaaaCACTTTAACAGTTTCACCCAGAAAGAtcagaaaaaattgttttataatAACAGGTCAACTCATAATCCTTTACAAAGCAAGTTCTACTGTTACCATGACTGAGAAACTCAGTGATTTCAACAATCTTTTACTCAAAACCCCCTTTTGTCAAACCCTACAGACAACAACTGCAGCAGTTACAAATGCCAAGGAGTTTCCACATGAAAGAAGCTATCTCTACAGCAAACCCAACTTTGTCCTGAGATTTCATGTTACACAGTCACTAAGAGCAACGTCAGCCTAGAGAAAAAACCAGCACCAGTGACCAAAAGCCTGCTGAGCATGTTCTTTACACATGATGAAAAACTCACCCCCACAGAAAATACTTCTGGGacaaaacttctttttaaaaaccctaAGATTCTATGCTCAGTcaaaaaatgtaactgaaatAACTCCCAAGTTTCCTTTGCATGCTAGAGGACTTAAACTGCAGCTTATACTTACACTTCAGCAGTCTCTCAGAAAACAGGTAGTTATTCATTGTGTCTGCAACAATCTTGGCCACATCATCAGACTCAAACTCCATAAATGCATAGCCTTTGCTAGCTCCAGTCTGTAAGTGACAAGAGAGAAACATCAAACAATGCTTTGCTACCTGAAGGGctctattaaaataattttattcttccaAAGTCATAGGCTGTCCTCAGATAACCACAAGTAATTTCACAAAGATGACTGAAATTGTGAAAAGCACCAGATTTAGTCCTAAATTGGTATGACATTatttgtatatatgtatttacatATATGTATTTACATATTTGCACACAAAACACAGTGCTCACAGGTATCTacttgctaaaaaaaaaccaaagctgcCCTGCATTGCTGCTGTTCCACTGTTCCACGCTGACAGCAAACCCAGAAGAAATTAGATATATCGAACACAAGTATGTTACAACAGAATCGTGGCACTTCAGTTGTACCTTGAACTGGTGCGCTCCAGCACTCCCCACTGGAGTGACTTTACTCACGGAAAAAAGGACCACAAGAGCCGCGGCCCAGCCGCCGCCGCGCAGTCGGGGacagcccccggccccgccgctcccaCGTGCGGCTCCCGAGGGCCTCAGGGCGCTGCGGCCTCGGCGCGTTCCCAGGGCCcttgctgggcagggggggagccCCAGAGGTCACGGAGactgcccggcccggcctcggGCACCGGCTGCGAGCGCTCCGCCACATCACGGCACTGCACGGGCCGCAGCGGCCGGGGCCGCTCCTCACCTTCTTACTCCTGGAGAGCCGCAGCCGCGTCACCGTCCCGAACTGCCCGAAGTACTCGCGGAGCTGCGGCTCGCAGAGGCCCCGCGGGAGATGCCCCACGAACACCACGCCCGGCGTCAGCTCCTCCTGCGGGCACAGAGACCGCGTCAGCCCGGGCCGGGACTCgccgggccgcccccgccccgccgggccgccccGCTCACCTTGGCAGTCCGCTTGGTGCGGGTCCGCTGCACCTTCTGCTGGAACTGGCGCTGCAGCCGCGGCTCCAGCGCCAGAAGCGGCGCCGCCCTCACAGCCGGGGCAGACGCGGGCACCTCCGCCGCCACGGCCTCCCCCTCCGCCATGCTGCCTCCCCCGACCGCCGGAAGAGCGTCACTGCCCTCGCGCCGGCGCCGCGCGGCCAGACGCCGTCTCCCAGCAACGGGGCGGACGGGCCCCCGCGCGGCCCCACCGGGCCCGGCCCCACCGCACCGGCAGGGCGGCCTGGGACACGGACACGGCCGGGGCGACAAACTCCCGCCCTGGGAGAGACCGGCTGCCCCCCCCCGGGGCGATCAGCACTCTCTGGGCACCCTCCCAGCCGCCCCTCCGTCCATTCCTGGCTGCTCCGGCCGCTCAGGCGGTGCGCGGGGCAgcccggcgcggcgcgggcaGGCGGTGCGAGGGGCAGGCGCGCGCCCGCGGCGCGGAAGGCCCCGTGGGCGGGAAGCGGCGGCACCATGTCGGTGAGCGAGATGTTCGCGGCGCTGCAGGGAGCGCTCGGCCAGGACCAGGACATCCGAGAGGTGCCGGGGCGGGCGGCAcgggcacggcacggcacgggtGGGAACGGGGCGGGGCGGTGCCTCGGCTGACGGCGCGCTGTGCCCGCAGGAGATCCGGAAGGTGGTGCAGGCGCTGGAGCAGACGGCGCGGGAGATCCTGACGCTGCTGCAGGGCGTGCACCAGGGGCCCGGCTTCCAGCACAGTGAGTTCCGCGGAGAACGGCAGCGGAGAACAGCCGGGGGGCGGGAGTGCCCCTCGGAGCACGCAGGTGCCCTGTCCCGGGGCCCCTTTTCCAGGTTCCAGTCTCTCCCGGGGCCTTCAGCGTGGGATTCCCGGAGgctgctgggaagaggagaGCGCAGTGGGAGATTTCAAGCCAGACAAGTAGTAAAGCTGCCGTTCAGCATTATGGACATCGTTCTGTccctttctcccctccccagtgcGGTGCTTTTCTGTCTCGGTGCAGAGCAGCATGTTCTTTTCCAGGTGTCACGTACTGGGCTGCTGAGTTGGCTCTTAGGTTTCCCTGTAAGTGACTTGCTCATAGGTTGTGTTATCATCACTTGTTGGGCCTTTGATCAATGTCCCCGTCTCATCTCTtcaccccacaccccaaaaaGCTGTGGTCCTGAGCACTGAGGGGGTATTcaggatggactgggatggggagAACGCACTTCAATCTGGTTTGTACAAAACAGATTCTCTCTGTATATAAAACCTGCTTAATGCAGCAAAATGTAGAAAGAATTTGCAAGGGCTGAAACAGCAGGACCTGCTCTTGATGTCTGCTTGAGTGATGGCAGGAATTGTTCTGCAGCTTTGGAGGTTTGGGTTGTCATCAGCCTGGTTCCAGACTTCCCAGGTGTTGGACAGAATGTTTCTGGGCCAGCCCATTTCCTCCAGGCcacaagagcagctctgcaggcccAGGTGTCAGATCTGCTCTTTCTGCCCCCTCATTTCTCAGCTTACTGGTAAAACTACTGGAATAAACTTAAATATGTCCATTAAGAGTTGGGCTTTTTCCAGTCAATTAATATCTTGtgagaagaaacaaacattCTGACTTTGCTGGAAACTCTTGAGAGGAATTTGTTCAAGCCACCCTCCCCAGGTGCTGTTTTACTCCCTTGCAGAGCTGACTGGTTGTTTTCAGCCTGATGAGGTTCCCCAgcacactggggctggagctggaggccTGGGCTGCTTCTGGCCTCGGAGAGAGTTTGTGttcagcagtgagcagcacCACAGGTTTGAGCTGTGCAGGCAAGTGCAAGTTCCATCTGCTGGGAGACCCAGCAATGCTGGCAGTCAGAGCTGCTGAGTGGTTATTTGCACAAGCTCAATTCTCTAACCTGGGAAAATCCATGGTCATTGTGTGGGTAACAACTTCAGAGTCGTTTTCAAGCATGTAGTTGTAGAGGCCCATGTTCAGCTCAGTGTATTTTCACTTGATTTCTAATTCCTGGAGAGAGCTTGTCCTGGAACTTGAGGAGTCTGAGAAGAAATCTGGaatagttaaagaaaaaaagaacaaaaccaactaagaaaatgtaaaacaaaaaaaatcaaaccaaaaaaaccaatcagacaaaaaacccaaagcctcataattcatgcaaaaaaaaaaaaagatttcatgCTTAATAGGTTAAGAGTTAACTTGTGATAGACCTGTGAATTTGTCATCAATTTCAGCTGTTAGTCAAACCACGGGATAATTGGGAGTTTGATGTAGGACAGCTTCCTGTGCTAGCCAGtggcttttaaaatgtcatcttGCAGAGGCTTCCCTGGCTGCTTGTCCCAAATGGAGCAGGAGGACTGCTCAGAAAGCCGGGCAGGGCAGCGTGTGCTGCATCCTGCTGTTGCCTGAGAGCAGTCAGGGTGACAGGCAGGGCCTCTGCGGCCTGAGAGCCAACTGGGTCTTTGCTCTTGTGACTGCAGAACATCagaggtggcacctggggatgtGCGAGGGTAGTTTGAATTTGggggttgtgtgtgtgtgtcactgggCATTGTTTGAGCCTTTACAGTAAGgattgtttctttttgtcaCAAGTGCCTCTGGCAGAATCAAAACGTGAATGTGTTCCTTACTCTGTTCCCCCAGCCACGTGATGCTCACATGACTGAGGCAACCCTATAGCTCTCAACAGCTTCACACAGCTCCTTCATCCTGGCTGCCACATGGAGCACTCTCA
Encoded here:
- the NIFK gene encoding LOW QUALITY PROTEIN: MKI67 FHA domain-interacting nucleolar phosphoprotein (The sequence of the model RefSeq protein was modified relative to this genomic sequence to represent the inferred CDS: inserted 1 base in 1 codon), which encodes MAEGEAVAAEVPASAPAVRAAPLLALEPRLQRQFQQKVQRTRTKRTAKEELTPGVVFVGHLPRGLCEPQLREYFGQFGTVTRLRLSRSKKTGASKGYAFMEFESDDVAKIVADTMNNYLFSERLLKCQFMPPEKVHENLFKDCDKIFRKPSQPAVRRYNRIRSLVEKARMTKRLLRKERLLRKKLAEKGLEYDFPGFAAQPLSKKRKKVKTSKKSKLNISLSSQDPTPVCTPAVLERRKAAQMDDDTEDDEVTLRLPSASVKNAVQRPKKQPRHRXKPEETETDLKFLLL